A window from Corynebacterium urealyticum DSM 7109 encodes these proteins:
- a CDS encoding phage portal protein, which produces MSTLTPHETALTQQLLSQLAGFQSANRNHEQYYAGTFKPRYLGIGLPEIAKNLEMVAGWPATTVDVLEERLDILGWTNDDLGTVFADNALDVEASQVHLDALIYGTAFVSVTAGNGDDEPEVLVLGHDAKTTTGYYNPRTRRLDAAITKTVSPDGKTVEATLWGPHELVVSRRENDTSPWEVTNRIRHGFRRVPMIPFINRPRVGDRKGRSEISRAVRRYTDSAVRALTSMDVNREFFSAPQRYAVGVSEEDFTDASGNRKNPWQTVTGRIWAVPGAEEGQPQTQLGQFDPISAGPYLEQVKGLAQLLAAEASIPASYLGFTTENPSSADAIRQMEARLVKRAERRQTQFGHSWNQVGQLAQQALGIPNDNPNIKWAEASTPTLAATMDAMVKAVQVGILPPGPVIWDRLRFSPEEQRLLSQEVATRRAEGRAAMLAGLAQRGQEVPDLIGDDTFGGMPDGLSVDQA; this is translated from the coding sequence ATGAGCACTCTCACCCCACACGAGACAGCACTAACCCAACAGCTGCTCTCCCAGCTCGCAGGCTTCCAGTCCGCGAACCGCAACCACGAGCAGTACTACGCCGGCACCTTCAAACCCCGCTACCTCGGCATCGGCCTACCCGAGATCGCCAAGAACCTCGAAATGGTCGCGGGCTGGCCAGCCACCACCGTCGACGTACTCGAAGAACGCCTCGATATCCTCGGCTGGACAAACGACGACCTCGGCACAGTATTCGCTGACAACGCCCTGGACGTGGAAGCCTCCCAGGTTCACCTCGACGCCCTGATCTACGGCACCGCATTCGTCTCCGTCACCGCAGGCAACGGGGACGACGAGCCCGAGGTGCTCGTCCTCGGCCACGACGCCAAGACCACCACCGGCTACTACAACCCCCGAACCCGCCGCCTCGACGCGGCAATCACCAAAACCGTCAGCCCCGACGGCAAGACCGTAGAGGCCACCCTGTGGGGCCCGCACGAGCTCGTCGTCTCGCGCCGGGAGAACGACACCAGCCCCTGGGAGGTCACCAACCGCATCCGCCACGGGTTCCGCCGTGTGCCAATGATTCCCTTCATCAACCGCCCCCGCGTCGGCGACCGCAAGGGACGATCGGAGATCTCCCGAGCGGTCCGCCGCTACACAGACTCCGCGGTGCGAGCGCTCACCTCCATGGACGTCAACAGGGAGTTCTTCAGCGCCCCACAGCGCTACGCCGTCGGCGTCTCCGAGGAAGACTTCACCGACGCCTCCGGCAACCGGAAGAATCCCTGGCAAACGGTCACTGGCCGTATCTGGGCAGTGCCTGGTGCCGAGGAAGGCCAGCCCCAAACCCAGCTCGGCCAGTTCGACCCAATCAGCGCTGGCCCCTACCTCGAGCAGGTCAAGGGGCTAGCCCAACTCCTCGCCGCCGAGGCCTCAATCCCCGCCTCCTACCTTGGCTTCACGACCGAGAACCCCTCCTCGGCTGACGCGATCCGCCAGATGGAGGCACGTCTGGTTAAACGCGCCGAGCGGCGCCAAACCCAGTTCGGCCACTCATGGAACCAGGTCGGCCAACTCGCCCAGCAGGCACTCGGGATCCCCAACGACAACCCCAACATCAAATGGGCCGAAGCCTCCACCCCGACACTGGCCGCGACCATGGACGCCATGGTTAAGGCCGTCCAGGTCGGCATCCTGCCCCCGGGCCCCGTCATCTGGGACAGGCTCCGGTTCAGCCCAGAAGAGCAACGCCTCCTCTCTCAAGAGGTGGCCACGCGCCGGGCAGAGGGGCGTGCAGCGATGTTGGCGGGGCTCGCGCAGCGTGGCCAGGAGGTTCCCGACTTGATCGGTGACGATACGTTTGGAGGCATGCCGGATGGATTATCAGTCGATCAGGCGTAA
- a CDS encoding EndoU domain-containing protein: MDYQSIRRNYAGTLDGLEKLAWRDLLAWWNATEGTPFLQRRALMEEPFTAITTAYGEQAAHAAADYLFLQRSLDETLARLDYPEVADPVAYEQAVAAYRSATRLSNRDFKQLMELGKDYAGNQFNVVTMKKLSGALNRMVLLPARSTIVNNLGSDRSFARVPEPGACSWCLMLASRGAVYRASTALYKDGARYHDNCRCVAIEVSAHAPLPRINQELEAAWKEAQEGGGTQADLYRNWEDYLQRRSAVLQSQVRFPDIPGVKTPTYEGTGKRLATVKTWGGKTTEIEFPLPDLQQMPGHVLYGWNTAPPFSTSRRSSRGRKPGDYSMDNAFGHRHGSQAKGKTTFPAHWSDQKVVDSVREVLENGEATIRPAPRGLVKDRDGNEWKPSYDYEVRTQGIIDGVSIMTVFLVVDGTPLKATGYPSR, from the coding sequence ATGGATTATCAGTCGATCAGGCGTAACTATGCGGGCACGCTCGACGGTCTCGAGAAGCTCGCGTGGCGTGATCTGCTGGCGTGGTGGAATGCCACGGAGGGCACTCCTTTCCTGCAGCGTCGTGCGCTGATGGAGGAGCCATTCACAGCGATCACCACAGCATATGGGGAGCAGGCGGCGCATGCCGCGGCTGATTATCTGTTCCTGCAGCGATCGCTTGATGAGACGCTGGCGCGTCTGGATTATCCAGAGGTTGCTGATCCAGTGGCTTATGAGCAGGCCGTGGCGGCGTACAGGTCGGCGACGCGGCTGTCCAACAGGGATTTCAAACAGCTCATGGAGTTGGGCAAGGACTATGCCGGAAACCAATTCAACGTGGTCACGATGAAAAAGCTATCGGGCGCGTTGAACCGCATGGTGCTGCTGCCCGCGCGTTCGACGATCGTCAACAATCTGGGCAGTGATCGTTCGTTCGCTCGTGTCCCGGAGCCTGGGGCGTGCTCGTGGTGCCTCATGCTGGCCTCCCGCGGTGCGGTGTATCGTGCCAGCACCGCGCTCTATAAGGACGGTGCGCGCTACCACGACAACTGCCGGTGCGTCGCCATCGAGGTAAGCGCCCACGCCCCGTTGCCGAGGATTAACCAGGAGCTAGAGGCTGCCTGGAAGGAAGCCCAAGAAGGTGGTGGCACCCAGGCGGATCTGTACCGCAACTGGGAGGACTACCTACAACGGCGGTCAGCAGTGCTGCAGTCGCAGGTGAGGTTCCCTGATATCCCCGGGGTGAAGACCCCGACGTACGAGGGGACGGGAAAGAGACTCGCAACGGTCAAAACGTGGGGAGGGAAAACCACAGAGATTGAGTTCCCTCTGCCAGACCTGCAGCAGATGCCCGGACACGTCCTGTACGGCTGGAATACCGCCCCGCCGTTCTCTACCTCCCGCCGCTCCTCGCGCGGGCGTAAGCCTGGCGATTACTCGATGGACAATGCCTTTGGGCATCGCCACGGATCACAGGCTAAAGGGAAAACCACGTTCCCCGCCCACTGGTCGGATCAGAAGGTCGTTGATTCTGTCCGAGAAGTGTTGGAAAACGGCGAGGCAACAATCCGACCAGCGCCCCGCGGGCTGGTGAAGGACCGTGACGGAAACGAATGGAAGCCATCGTATGACTACGAAGTACGTACACAAGGTATTATTGATGGTGTTTCCATCATGACGGTTTTCCTCGTTGTCGATGGAACGCCACTAAAAGCCACCGGGTACCCAAGCAGGTGA
- a CDS encoding phage major capsid protein, producing the protein MATLSTDTLGGLLPRSVSEDIWKAATQAAVVPTLAKAHPIILGENIIPVLSKRPAASIVGELENKPGSEIELGAKSIKPIKAVVGLEFSMETVHANPANVMDMLSEELSEALARQIDLAILHGRQASTGTALSGDPDYINKTTNRVELTDNPASADQALWDGYELVVGGEKAYNFTGFGFDPRFTARLANARDKEGRRLNPDIPMGGGLSNYSGQPVVTSRTISGQVDASDDSGVRAFGGDWEQLRFGRALDINLKKIEYGDPFGNGDLQRRNAVAFLSEVIFGWGILNTDAFVAYDAPKAE; encoded by the coding sequence ATGGCAACGCTATCCACCGACACGCTCGGAGGCCTGCTCCCCCGCTCCGTCTCCGAGGACATCTGGAAGGCCGCCACCCAGGCGGCTGTCGTCCCGACTCTCGCCAAGGCACACCCAATCATCCTCGGCGAGAACATCATCCCCGTGCTCTCCAAGCGCCCCGCCGCATCCATCGTCGGCGAGCTGGAGAACAAGCCAGGCTCCGAGATCGAACTCGGCGCTAAGTCCATCAAGCCGATCAAGGCCGTCGTCGGCCTCGAGTTCTCCATGGAGACCGTCCACGCCAACCCGGCCAACGTCATGGACATGCTCTCCGAAGAGCTCTCCGAGGCGCTCGCCCGCCAGATCGACCTGGCCATCCTCCACGGCCGACAGGCATCCACCGGCACCGCTCTCTCCGGCGACCCGGACTACATCAACAAGACCACCAACCGCGTCGAGCTCACCGACAACCCAGCATCCGCCGACCAGGCACTCTGGGACGGCTACGAGCTCGTCGTCGGCGGCGAGAAGGCCTACAACTTCACCGGCTTCGGCTTCGACCCGCGCTTCACCGCGCGCCTAGCCAACGCCCGCGACAAGGAAGGCCGCCGACTCAACCCGGATATCCCCATGGGCGGAGGGCTCTCCAACTACTCCGGCCAGCCGGTCGTGACCTCCCGCACCATCTCCGGCCAGGTCGACGCCTCCGACGACAGCGGTGTACGCGCCTTCGGCGGCGACTGGGAGCAGCTCCGCTTCGGCCGCGCCCTAGACATCAACCTCAAGAAGATTGAATACGGCGACCCCTTTGGCAACGGCGACCTCCAGCGTCGCAACGCCGTCGCCTTCCTCTCCGAGGTCATCTTCGGCTGGGGAATCCTCAACACCGACGCCTTCGTCGCCTACGACGCCCCAAAGGCCGAGTAG